In one window of Phyllopteryx taeniolatus isolate TA_2022b chromosome 23, UOR_Ptae_1.2, whole genome shotgun sequence DNA:
- the LOC133472483 gene encoding solute carrier family 12 member 6-like isoform X1, which produces MTSVRFTVTPTKAEDHPGLSDTSPELSSRSGTHVRFGSRESVNRSEPPSDTSGGVTAPAGGGGTETPDYSNMEQGDGNSKLSSVYINNSHGADDDDLYDRNLALFEEEMDTRPKVSSLLSRLANYTNLMQGAKEHEEAESNSEKKKAKSPRMGTLMGVYLPCLQNIFGVILFLRLTWVVGTAGVLQGLSIVFICCCCTMLTAISMSAIATNGVVPAGGSYFMISRSLGPEFGGAVGLCFYLGTTFAGAMYILGAVEILLMYIAPEAAIFTAKGLESEGAAMLNNMRVYGSLCLLLMSLLVFVGVKYVNKLASVFLACVIVSIVSIYVGALVSVFKPPNFSVCMLGNRTINGHDLVDDRCAKTVLLSAEREAANETLPGADANTTALPTLEPSPSPGPHLAEKTTYLWSRFCQSAELNASCDDYFTANNFSRIEGIPGLASGVITENLWSSYLSKGDVVEKGSLSSSQGAHAASTQQPYVFADITTSFTLLVGIFFPSVTGIMAGSNRSGDLKDAQRSIPIGTILAILTTSFVYLTSVLLFGACVDGVVLRDKFGDSVKGNLVVGTLAWPTPWVIVVGSFFSTCGAGLQSLTGAPRLLQAIAKDNIIPFLRVFGHGKANGEPTWALLLTALIAELGILIASLDLVAPILTMFFLMCYLFVNLACALQTLLRTPNWRPRFSYYHWSLSFLGMTICLALMFISSWYYAIVAIVIAGMIYKYIEYHGAEKEWGDGIRGLSLSAARFALLRLEEGPPHTKNWRPQLLVLLKLDEDAHVKSPRLLTFASQLKAGKGLTIVGTVVSGNFLHSYGEALAAEQTLKLLMDKERVKGFCQCIVAQKAREGISHMIQSSGLGGMQPNTVVMGWPHAWRQSEDPQSWKTFIHTVRVTTAAHLALLVPKNISLFPSNSEPCADGYMDVWWIVHDGGMLMLLPFLLRQHKVWRKCGMRIFTVAQMEDNSIQMKKDLATFLYHLRIEAEVEVVEMHDSDISAYTYERTLMMEQRSQMLRQMRLSKSDRERERVRWSFDDAQLVKDRNSMLRLTSIGSDEDDDTDAGERDRAAAGDGSSSERHRRVQMTWTKEKASQYRAAHSGCSTPEGFRDMLSIRPDHSNVRRMHTAVKLNEVIVNKSHDARVVLLNMPGPPRNPEGDENYMEFLEVLTEGLERVLLVRGGGSEVITIYS; this is translated from the exons ATGACGTCCGTGCGGTTCACCGTGACGCCCACCAAGGCGGAGGACCACCCCGGGCTGTCCGACACGTCGCCTGAACTCAGCTCCCGCTCCGGCACCCACGTGCGCTTCGGCTCCCGGGAAAGCGTCAATCGAAGCGAGCCGCCTAGCGACACGTCGGGAGGGGTCACGGCGCCGGCGGGAGGAGGCGGGACGGAAACGCCGGACTACAGTAACATGGAGCAAG GGGATGGAAATTCCAAACTCTCCAGCGTGTACATCAACAACAGCCACGGCGCGGATGACGACGACTTGTACGACAGGAACTTGGCCTTGTTTGAG GAGGAGATGGACACACGGCCCAAAGTGTCGTCTCTGCTCAGTCGGCTGGCCAACTACACCAACCTGATGCAGGGCGCCAAGGAGCATGAGGAAGCTGAGAGCAACAGTGAGAAGAAGAAGGCCAAG TCGCCACGCATGGGGACCTTAATGGGCGTGTACCTGCCGTGTCTGCAGAACATCTTTGGCGTCATCTTGTTCCTGCGTTTGACCTGGGTGGTGGGGACCGCCGGCGTGTTGCAGGGCCTCTCCATCGTCTtcatctgctgctgctgc ACGATGCTGACCGCCATATCGATGAGCGCTATCGCCACCAACGGAGTGGTTCCAG CCGGAGGCTCCTACTTCATGATCAGCCGCTCTCTGGGTCCAGAGTTCGGGGGTGCTGTTGGTCTGTGCTTCTACCTGGGCACCACCTTCGCAGGAGCCATGTACATCCTCGGAGCCGTCGAGATCCTGCTG ATGTACATTGCGCCAGAAGCGGCCATCTTTACTGCCAAAGGGTTGGAGAGCGAGGGTGCGGCTATGTTGAACAACATGCGCGTCTACGGCTCCCTCTGCCTCCTCCTCATGTCCTTGCTGGTATTTGTGGGCGTCAAGTATGTCAACAAGCTGGCGTCCGTCTTCTTAGCCTGCGTCATCGTCTCCATCGTCTCCATCTACGTTGGCGCGCTGGTCTCCGTCTTCAAGCCGCCCAACTTCTC GGTATGTATGCTCGGAAACAGAACCATCAACGGCCACGATCTCGTCGACGACCGGTGTGCCAAAACCGTCCTGCTTTCGGCCGAGAGGGAGGCCGCCAACGAGACGCTTCCCGGCG CAGACGCCAACACCACAGCGCTCCCGACACTGGAGCCCAGCCCAAGCCCCGGTCCCCATCTGGCGGAAAAGACCACGTACTTGTGGAGCCGCTTCTGCCAGAGCGCTGAGCTCAACGCCTCCTGCGACGACTACTTCACCGCCAACAACTTCTCCCGTATCGAAGGCATCCCCGGTTTGGCCAGCGGCGTCATCACCG AGAACCTGTGGAGCTCGTACCTCAGCAAAGGAGACGTGGTGGAGAAAGGCTCCTTGAGCTCCTCCCAAGGAGCGCACGCTGCGTCCACACAGCAGCCTTACGTCTTTGCTGATATCACCACATCCTTCACTCTGCTGGTGGGAATCTTCTTCCCCTCCGTCACCG GAATCATGGCCGGTTCCAATCGGTCAGGGGACCTGAAAGACGCCCAGCGTTCCATCCCCATCGGGACCATCCTCGCCATCCTCACCACCTCCTTTGTTT ACCTAACCAGCGTTCTTTTATTCGGCGCCTGTGTTGACGGCGTGGTCCTCAGAGACAA GTTCGGAGACTCGGTCAAAGGGAATCTGGTGGTGGGCACGCTAGCCTGGCCTACGCCCTGGGTCATTGTGGTGGGCTCCTTCTTCTCCACGTGCGGCGCGGGCCTCCAGTCGCTGACGGGTGCTCCAAGACTTCTGCAGGCCATCGCCAAGGACAACATTATCCCCTTCCTTAGG GTGTTCGGTCACGGCAAAGCAAACGGCGAGCCCACCTGGGCACTGCTGCTGACAGCCCTCATCGCTGAGCTGGGCATCCTCATTGCATCTCTGGACCTGGTGGCTCCCATCCTGACCAT GTTCTTCTTGATGTGTTATCTGTTTGTCAACCTGGCGTGCGCCCTGCAAACCCTCCTGAGGACGCCCAACTGGAGGCCGCGCTTCTCCTACTACCACTG GTCCTTGTCATTTTTGGGGATGACGATCTGCCTGGCGCTCATGTTCATCTCCTCCTGGTACTACGCAATCGTCGCCATCGTGATCGCAGGCATGATCTACAAGTACATTGAGTACCACGG AGCCGAGAAAGAGTGGGGAGACGGCATCCGCGGGCTCTCGCTCAGTGCCGCCCGTTTTGCCCTCTTGCGGTTGGAAGAAGGCCCGCCCCACACCAAAAACTGGAG GCCTCAGCTGTTGGTTTTACTCAAGCTGGACGAAGACGCGCACGTCAAGTCTCCTCGCCTGCTGACCTTTGCCAGCCAGCTGAAGGCGGGAAAAGGCCTGACCATCGTGGGCACCGTGGTTTCCGGCAACTTCCTGCACAGCTACGGAGAGGCGCTGGCGGCGGAACAG ACCCTGAAGCTTCTGATGGACAAGGAGCGAGTCAAGGGTTTCTGCCAGTGCATCGTAGCGCAGAAGGCGCGTGAAGGCATCAGTCACATGATCCAGTCCAGCGGCCTGGGTGGGATGCAACCCAACACCGTGGTGATGGGATGGCCTCATGCCTGGAGGCAGAGCGAGGATCCGCAGTCCTGGAAGACCTTCATCC ACACGGTGCGCGTCACCACGGCCGCACACTTGGCCCTGCTGGTGCCCAAAAACATCTCCCTGTTCCCCAGCAACAGCGAGCCGTGCGCCGACGGCTACATGGACGTGTGGTGGATCGTGCACGACGGCGGGATGCTGATGCTGCTGCCTTTCCTGCTGCGCCAGCACAAG GTGTGGCGCAAGTGCGGGATGCGCATCTTCACCGTGGCCCAGATGGAGGACAATTCCATCCAGATGAAGAAGGATCTGGCGACCTTCCTCTATCACTTGCGCATCGAGGCCGAAGTGGAAGTCGTGGAGATG CACGACAGCGACATCAGCGCATACACTTACGAGAGGACCCTGATGATGGAGCAGAGGTCCCAGATGCTCCGCCAGATGCGTCTTTCCAAATCGGACCGCGAGCGAGAG CGGGTTCGCTGGAGTTTTGATGAT GCTCAGCTCGTCAAGGACCGCAACTCTATGTTGCGACTGACGAGCATCGGCTCGGACGAGGACGACGACACGGACGCCGGCGAGCGGGACCGAGCGGCGGCCGGCGACGGGTCCTCGTCTGAGCGCCATCGCCGCGTTCAAATGACCTGGACCAAAGAGAAGGCTTCGCAGTACCGGGCCGCGCATTCTGGATGCTCCACGCCGGAGGGCTTCCGGGACATGCTCAGCATCCGGCC TGACCATTCCAACGTGAGGAGGATGCACACGGCCGTCAAGCTCAACGAGGTCATCGTCAACAAATCCCACGATGCCCGAGTAGTCCTGCTCAACATGCCGGGACCGCCGAGAAATCCAGAGGGAGATGAGAACT ACATGGAGTTCCTGGAGGTTCTCACGGAGGGTTTGGAGCGTGTTCTGCTGGTCCGAGGCGGAGGAAGTGAAGTCATTACCATCTACTCCTGA
- the LOC133472483 gene encoding solute carrier family 12 member 6-like isoform X4 yields MTSVRFTVTPTKAEDHPGLSDTSPELSSRSGTHVRFGSRESVNRSEPPSDTSGGVTAPAGGGGTETPDYSNMEQGDGNSKLSSVYINNSHGADDDDLYDRNLALFEEEMDTRPKVSSLLSRLANYTNLMQGAKEHEEAESNSEKKKAKSPRMGTLMGVYLPCLQNIFGVILFLRLTWVVGTAGVLQGLSIVFICCCCTMLTAISMSAIATNGVVPAGGSYFMISRSLGPEFGGAVGLCFYLGTTFAGAMYILGAVEILLMYIAPEAAIFTAKGLESEGAAMLNNMRVYGSLCLLLMSLLVFVGVKYVNKLASVFLACVIVSIVSIYVGALVSVFKPPNFSVCMLGNRTINGHDLVDDRCAKTVLLSAEREAANETLPGDANTTALPTLEPSPSPGPHLAEKTTYLWSRFCQSAELNASCDDYFTANNFSRIEGIPGLASGVITENLWSSYLSKGDVVEKGSLSSSQGAHAASTQQPYVFADITTSFTLLVGIFFPSVTGIMAGSNRSGDLKDAQRSIPIGTILAILTTSFVYLTSVLLFGACVDGVVLRDKFGDSVKGNLVVGTLAWPTPWVIVVGSFFSTCGAGLQSLTGAPRLLQAIAKDNIIPFLRVFGHGKANGEPTWALLLTALIAELGILIASLDLVAPILTMFFLMCYLFVNLACALQTLLRTPNWRPRFSYYHWSLSFLGMTICLALMFISSWYYAIVAIVIAGMIYKYIEYHGAEKEWGDGIRGLSLSAARFALLRLEEGPPHTKNWRPQLLVLLKLDEDAHVKSPRLLTFASQLKAGKGLTIVGTVVSGNFLHSYGEALAAEQTLKLLMDKERVKGFCQCIVAQKAREGISHMIQSSGLGGMQPNTVVMGWPHAWRQSEDPQSWKTFIHTVRVTTAAHLALLVPKNISLFPSNSEPCADGYMDVWWIVHDGGMLMLLPFLLRQHKVWRKCGMRIFTVAQMEDNSIQMKKDLATFLYHLRIEAEVEVVEMHDSDISAYTYERTLMMEQRSQMLRQMRLSKSDREREAQLVKDRNSMLRLTSIGSDEDDDTDAGERDRAAAGDGSSSERHRRVQMTWTKEKASQYRAAHSGCSTPEGFRDMLSIRPDHSNVRRMHTAVKLNEVIVNKSHDARVVLLNMPGPPRNPEGDENYMEFLEVLTEGLERVLLVRGGGSEVITIYS; encoded by the exons ATGACGTCCGTGCGGTTCACCGTGACGCCCACCAAGGCGGAGGACCACCCCGGGCTGTCCGACACGTCGCCTGAACTCAGCTCCCGCTCCGGCACCCACGTGCGCTTCGGCTCCCGGGAAAGCGTCAATCGAAGCGAGCCGCCTAGCGACACGTCGGGAGGGGTCACGGCGCCGGCGGGAGGAGGCGGGACGGAAACGCCGGACTACAGTAACATGGAGCAAG GGGATGGAAATTCCAAACTCTCCAGCGTGTACATCAACAACAGCCACGGCGCGGATGACGACGACTTGTACGACAGGAACTTGGCCTTGTTTGAG GAGGAGATGGACACACGGCCCAAAGTGTCGTCTCTGCTCAGTCGGCTGGCCAACTACACCAACCTGATGCAGGGCGCCAAGGAGCATGAGGAAGCTGAGAGCAACAGTGAGAAGAAGAAGGCCAAG TCGCCACGCATGGGGACCTTAATGGGCGTGTACCTGCCGTGTCTGCAGAACATCTTTGGCGTCATCTTGTTCCTGCGTTTGACCTGGGTGGTGGGGACCGCCGGCGTGTTGCAGGGCCTCTCCATCGTCTtcatctgctgctgctgc ACGATGCTGACCGCCATATCGATGAGCGCTATCGCCACCAACGGAGTGGTTCCAG CCGGAGGCTCCTACTTCATGATCAGCCGCTCTCTGGGTCCAGAGTTCGGGGGTGCTGTTGGTCTGTGCTTCTACCTGGGCACCACCTTCGCAGGAGCCATGTACATCCTCGGAGCCGTCGAGATCCTGCTG ATGTACATTGCGCCAGAAGCGGCCATCTTTACTGCCAAAGGGTTGGAGAGCGAGGGTGCGGCTATGTTGAACAACATGCGCGTCTACGGCTCCCTCTGCCTCCTCCTCATGTCCTTGCTGGTATTTGTGGGCGTCAAGTATGTCAACAAGCTGGCGTCCGTCTTCTTAGCCTGCGTCATCGTCTCCATCGTCTCCATCTACGTTGGCGCGCTGGTCTCCGTCTTCAAGCCGCCCAACTTCTC GGTATGTATGCTCGGAAACAGAACCATCAACGGCCACGATCTCGTCGACGACCGGTGTGCCAAAACCGTCCTGCTTTCGGCCGAGAGGGAGGCCGCCAACGAGACGCTTCCCGGCG ACGCCAACACCACAGCGCTCCCGACACTGGAGCCCAGCCCAAGCCCCGGTCCCCATCTGGCGGAAAAGACCACGTACTTGTGGAGCCGCTTCTGCCAGAGCGCTGAGCTCAACGCCTCCTGCGACGACTACTTCACCGCCAACAACTTCTCCCGTATCGAAGGCATCCCCGGTTTGGCCAGCGGCGTCATCACCG AGAACCTGTGGAGCTCGTACCTCAGCAAAGGAGACGTGGTGGAGAAAGGCTCCTTGAGCTCCTCCCAAGGAGCGCACGCTGCGTCCACACAGCAGCCTTACGTCTTTGCTGATATCACCACATCCTTCACTCTGCTGGTGGGAATCTTCTTCCCCTCCGTCACCG GAATCATGGCCGGTTCCAATCGGTCAGGGGACCTGAAAGACGCCCAGCGTTCCATCCCCATCGGGACCATCCTCGCCATCCTCACCACCTCCTTTGTTT ACCTAACCAGCGTTCTTTTATTCGGCGCCTGTGTTGACGGCGTGGTCCTCAGAGACAA GTTCGGAGACTCGGTCAAAGGGAATCTGGTGGTGGGCACGCTAGCCTGGCCTACGCCCTGGGTCATTGTGGTGGGCTCCTTCTTCTCCACGTGCGGCGCGGGCCTCCAGTCGCTGACGGGTGCTCCAAGACTTCTGCAGGCCATCGCCAAGGACAACATTATCCCCTTCCTTAGG GTGTTCGGTCACGGCAAAGCAAACGGCGAGCCCACCTGGGCACTGCTGCTGACAGCCCTCATCGCTGAGCTGGGCATCCTCATTGCATCTCTGGACCTGGTGGCTCCCATCCTGACCAT GTTCTTCTTGATGTGTTATCTGTTTGTCAACCTGGCGTGCGCCCTGCAAACCCTCCTGAGGACGCCCAACTGGAGGCCGCGCTTCTCCTACTACCACTG GTCCTTGTCATTTTTGGGGATGACGATCTGCCTGGCGCTCATGTTCATCTCCTCCTGGTACTACGCAATCGTCGCCATCGTGATCGCAGGCATGATCTACAAGTACATTGAGTACCACGG AGCCGAGAAAGAGTGGGGAGACGGCATCCGCGGGCTCTCGCTCAGTGCCGCCCGTTTTGCCCTCTTGCGGTTGGAAGAAGGCCCGCCCCACACCAAAAACTGGAG GCCTCAGCTGTTGGTTTTACTCAAGCTGGACGAAGACGCGCACGTCAAGTCTCCTCGCCTGCTGACCTTTGCCAGCCAGCTGAAGGCGGGAAAAGGCCTGACCATCGTGGGCACCGTGGTTTCCGGCAACTTCCTGCACAGCTACGGAGAGGCGCTGGCGGCGGAACAG ACCCTGAAGCTTCTGATGGACAAGGAGCGAGTCAAGGGTTTCTGCCAGTGCATCGTAGCGCAGAAGGCGCGTGAAGGCATCAGTCACATGATCCAGTCCAGCGGCCTGGGTGGGATGCAACCCAACACCGTGGTGATGGGATGGCCTCATGCCTGGAGGCAGAGCGAGGATCCGCAGTCCTGGAAGACCTTCATCC ACACGGTGCGCGTCACCACGGCCGCACACTTGGCCCTGCTGGTGCCCAAAAACATCTCCCTGTTCCCCAGCAACAGCGAGCCGTGCGCCGACGGCTACATGGACGTGTGGTGGATCGTGCACGACGGCGGGATGCTGATGCTGCTGCCTTTCCTGCTGCGCCAGCACAAG GTGTGGCGCAAGTGCGGGATGCGCATCTTCACCGTGGCCCAGATGGAGGACAATTCCATCCAGATGAAGAAGGATCTGGCGACCTTCCTCTATCACTTGCGCATCGAGGCCGAAGTGGAAGTCGTGGAGATG CACGACAGCGACATCAGCGCATACACTTACGAGAGGACCCTGATGATGGAGCAGAGGTCCCAGATGCTCCGCCAGATGCGTCTTTCCAAATCGGACCGCGAGCGAGAG GCTCAGCTCGTCAAGGACCGCAACTCTATGTTGCGACTGACGAGCATCGGCTCGGACGAGGACGACGACACGGACGCCGGCGAGCGGGACCGAGCGGCGGCCGGCGACGGGTCCTCGTCTGAGCGCCATCGCCGCGTTCAAATGACCTGGACCAAAGAGAAGGCTTCGCAGTACCGGGCCGCGCATTCTGGATGCTCCACGCCGGAGGGCTTCCGGGACATGCTCAGCATCCGGCC TGACCATTCCAACGTGAGGAGGATGCACACGGCCGTCAAGCTCAACGAGGTCATCGTCAACAAATCCCACGATGCCCGAGTAGTCCTGCTCAACATGCCGGGACCGCCGAGAAATCCAGAGGGAGATGAGAACT ACATGGAGTTCCTGGAGGTTCTCACGGAGGGTTTGGAGCGTGTTCTGCTGGTCCGAGGCGGAGGAAGTGAAGTCATTACCATCTACTCCTGA